The Primulina tabacum isolate GXHZ01 chromosome 16, ASM2559414v2, whole genome shotgun sequence genome window below encodes:
- the LOC142529808 gene encoding rhodanese-like domain-containing protein 4A, chloroplastic codes for MASISKFPSAAASPPLQNPFKSLKPIHKPQISVFNHSPVCNFNPISVHLPRAHSPPHPLPTTKANVPNQQSSRAHLVISSLVNINPHFFLPILAFPFPLSCLASEAAPEQVSNKINLESVLISIDDFFTKYPFFVPSVLFIWLIAIPLTEEYLQKYKFISAINAFRKLQDDPSCQLLDIRDPKSLAYLNSPNLKILNKTVLQVEFRLGDEDGFVKTVSKNFEEPANATVCVIDNFDGNSIKVAELLVKNGFKEAYAVRGGIRGKKGWQEIQEALLPTSVHIYPKKRSILSNQLETNRGIPQQDKNISDSTSISPSSVKNSSKKIDDKEFGSTSPAMQSKGRSRPSSPYPNYPELKPPSSPTPSRPK; via the exons ATGGCGTCTATCTCCAAATTCCCCTCAGCGGCAGCTTCCCCACCTCTCCAAAACCCATTCAAATCCCTAAAACCAATCCATAAACCCCAAATTTCAGTTTTCAATCACTCCCCCGTATGCaatttcaatccaatttctgTTCATTTGCCCCGAGCCCATTCCCCTCCCCATCCCCTTCCCACCACGAAAGCAAATGTCCCAAATCAACAATCTTCGAGAGCACACCTCGTCATATCAAGTCTTGTTAACATAAATCCCCACTTTTTCCTTCCTATTCTTGCATTCCCTTTCCCACTTTCTTGCCTTGCCTCCGAAGCTGCTCCTGAACAAGTATCGAACAAGATTAACTTGGAATCGGTTTTGATTTCGATTGATGACTTTTTCACCAAGTACCCGTTTTTTGTCCCCTCGGTTTTATTCATTTGGCTCATTGCGATCCCTTTGACTGAGGAGTATTTGCAAAAGTACAAGTTCATATCCGCCATTAATGCGTTTCGGAAGCTGCAGGATGACCCCAGCTGTCAGCTCTTAGATATTAGGGACCCTAAGAGTTTGGCGTACTTGAATTCGCCCAATTTGAAAATCTTGAACAAGACTGTGCTCCAGGTTGAGTTTCGCCTGGGAGATGAAGATGGTTTTGTGAAGACTGTTTCGAAGAATTTTGAGGAGCCTGCAAATGCTACTGTTTGTGTTATAGACAA TTTTGACGGTAACTCAATCAAAGTTGCTGAGTTATTGGTGAAAAATGGTTTTAAAGAAGCTTACGCTGTAAGGGGAGGCATTAGGGGCAAGAAAGGATGGCAG GAAATACAGGAAGCTCTCCTACCTACATCAGTTCACATCTACCCAAAGAAGAGGTCCATATTGTCCAACCAACTCGAAACAAATCGAGGGATACCACAACAGGATAAAAATATCAGCGACTCGACCTCTATTTCACCTTCCAGTGTCAAGAACAGTAGTAAAAAGATCGATGATAAAGAATTTGGTTCCACTAGTCCTGCAATGCAGTCAAAAGGACGTTCGCGACCATCATCCCCATACCCGAAT TATCCAGAATTAAAACCTCCATCTTCTCCAACTCCTTCGAGGCCGAAGTAA